One genomic region from Streptomyces sp. NBC_00457 encodes:
- a CDS encoding MFS transporter, protein MTTSVPRGDTTPSSSEAGWKSYLADLWKAPASAKAALTGCLLLMLVSPSGLSAMTTFIVPAFAKDTGVAKSAGILVFVSIPLLIGPIVLPFAGRWVDRLGARRVAVPSAVLYAALTALVPLCGSSVPALAVVLILASVFGFMSGLAVVFKVVSTWLPQHKGIGFALIGIASSLAAAVFSPVFQWLISGSAGLGWKGTYLLVAAAIALVAIPTTVFLISEPTVPVEPVEPTGPMKLTEPMEPTKRRVTGPEAGLPRLPGIPLRKAVRTRVWISITVSLAFAAAGPMTVRQNAVDFFDERGFTETTVSLSLSALFAASVAGLLIGGMILDRTDRPRVVVPMLAAVPVGLLIAFANHGSTPLLLVAMILLGFATGAESSLGPFLIARYFGLASFAQLQGLTLAISTLSLGISPFLVSAVQTSTGSYTVPVLALTALTVVAVVLAAVLPKFPAQWKIENAPEQTTGSA, encoded by the coding sequence ATGACCACTTCAGTGCCGAGGGGCGACACCACCCCGTCTTCGTCCGAAGCAGGCTGGAAGTCCTACCTGGCCGACCTCTGGAAGGCACCAGCGAGCGCCAAGGCCGCGCTGACCGGCTGTCTCCTCCTCATGCTGGTCAGTCCTTCCGGCCTCTCCGCAATGACGACGTTCATCGTGCCGGCGTTCGCCAAGGACACGGGCGTCGCCAAATCCGCCGGCATTCTCGTGTTCGTCTCCATCCCGCTGCTGATCGGGCCGATCGTCCTGCCCTTCGCGGGCCGTTGGGTGGATCGACTGGGCGCACGCAGGGTCGCGGTCCCCTCCGCTGTCCTCTACGCGGCGCTGACGGCCCTTGTCCCGCTGTGCGGGTCCAGCGTGCCGGCGCTGGCGGTCGTGCTGATCCTGGCGTCCGTGTTCGGGTTCATGTCAGGTCTGGCTGTTGTCTTCAAAGTTGTCTCGACCTGGCTGCCGCAGCACAAGGGCATCGGATTCGCCCTCATCGGCATAGCCTCCAGCCTGGCCGCCGCTGTGTTCTCACCGGTGTTCCAGTGGCTGATCAGCGGCAGCGCCGGTCTCGGATGGAAGGGAACCTACCTACTCGTGGCTGCGGCGATCGCACTCGTGGCGATCCCAACCACCGTGTTCCTCATCTCGGAGCCGACGGTGCCGGTGGAGCCGGTGGAGCCTACGGGGCCGATGAAACTGACAGAGCCGATGGAGCCGACGAAGCGGCGTGTGACAGGGCCCGAAGCAGGGCTGCCAAGGCTTCCGGGCATCCCGCTGCGCAAGGCGGTCCGGACACGGGTCTGGATCTCCATCACGGTCTCCCTCGCCTTCGCAGCAGCCGGCCCGATGACCGTGCGGCAGAACGCGGTCGATTTCTTCGACGAGCGCGGATTCACCGAGACGACGGTCTCGCTCTCCCTGTCCGCGCTCTTCGCCGCGTCGGTCGCCGGACTTCTCATCGGCGGGATGATCCTGGACAGGACCGACCGGCCCCGGGTGGTGGTCCCGATGCTCGCAGCGGTGCCGGTGGGGCTCCTGATCGCCTTCGCGAATCACGGCTCGACGCCGCTGCTGTTGGTCGCGATGATCCTCCTCGGCTTCGCCACCGGCGCCGAGTCGTCGCTGGGACCCTTCCTCATCGCGCGGTACTTCGGCCTCGCCTCGTTCGCGCAGCTGCAGGGATTGACGCTGGCCATCTCCACCCTGTCGCTCGGTATATCGCCGTTCCTGGTCAGCGCGGTGCAGACCTCCACCGGGAGCTACACGGTGCCGGTGCTCGCGCTCACCGCGCTGACGGTGGTCGCCGTCGTCCTGGCGGCGGTGCTACCGAAGTTCCCGGCACAGTGGAAGATCGAAAACGCTCCCGAGCAGACCACCGGGTCGGCGTGA
- a CDS encoding ThuA domain-containing protein — protein MRRQPRSLLGGAAATLAALALVGLPNPVNAADTPYDVLVFSKTAGFRHDSIPAGIQAIRDLGAANSFTVTATEDGNHFTTSNLSRYEAVIFLNTTGDVLNDAQQSAFQSYIGSGGGFVGVHSAADTEYNWPFYGELVGAYFASHPAVQQADVKVEGRAHAATAHLPQTWTRTDEWYNFRTNPRTTARVLTTLDESSYSGGSMGADHPHTWCKTHSGGRSFYTGGGHSQASYAEPALRAHLLGGIRYAAGRTKADCRPETGYTALYNGSTTGWSQAGPGGFTNSDATLASYGGLGMLWYSARQFTNCSLKLDWKMPGDDNSGVIVGFPPSSDPSSALNNGYEVQIDATDATDRTTGSIYAIKAPDTAARDAALNPPGEWNTFELLVEGERLQVWLNGVKINDFTNTDPARSLAGHVGIQNHGTGDDVSFRNVRIKELGGGPTPGAGPIVGLTGKCLDVRSGSSADGTAVQISSCTGLVGQQWTVTPGSTIKALGKCLDVSGNSTADGARVQLWSCNGGANQNWQANPDGSLRNPQSGKCLDVSGAGSSDGTLVHLWTCHGGTNQKWTLP, from the coding sequence ATGCGCAGACAACCCCGAAGCCTGCTTGGTGGGGCGGCCGCGACACTCGCCGCCCTGGCCCTCGTCGGGCTGCCCAACCCAGTCAATGCCGCGGACACGCCCTACGACGTCCTCGTGTTCTCCAAGACGGCCGGTTTCCGGCACGACTCGATCCCGGCAGGGATCCAGGCCATCCGCGACCTCGGCGCGGCGAACAGTTTCACGGTGACGGCCACGGAGGACGGCAACCACTTCACCACCAGCAACCTGAGCCGCTACGAGGCGGTGATCTTCCTCAACACCACCGGCGACGTTCTGAACGACGCCCAGCAGTCGGCGTTCCAGTCGTACATCGGCTCAGGCGGCGGCTTCGTCGGCGTCCACTCGGCCGCGGACACGGAGTACAACTGGCCGTTCTACGGCGAGCTGGTCGGCGCCTACTTCGCCTCGCACCCCGCTGTCCAGCAGGCCGACGTCAAGGTGGAGGGGCGGGCGCACGCGGCGACGGCTCACCTGCCGCAGACATGGACCCGCACCGATGAGTGGTACAACTTCCGGACCAACCCCCGTACCACCGCGCGCGTGCTCACCACGCTGGACGAGTCGTCGTACTCGGGCGGCTCGATGGGCGCCGACCACCCGCACACCTGGTGCAAGACACACTCGGGGGGCCGGTCCTTCTACACCGGCGGCGGGCACAGCCAGGCGTCGTACGCGGAGCCGGCCCTCCGGGCGCACCTGCTCGGCGGCATCCGGTACGCGGCAGGCCGGACCAAGGCCGACTGCCGGCCCGAGACCGGCTATACGGCCCTCTACAACGGCTCGACCACCGGCTGGTCGCAGGCCGGCCCAGGCGGCTTCACCAACTCGGACGCCACCCTCGCCTCGTACGGCGGCCTGGGCATGCTCTGGTACAGCGCCCGGCAGTTCACCAACTGCTCGCTGAAGCTGGACTGGAAGATGCCCGGCGACGACAACTCCGGCGTGATCGTGGGCTTCCCACCGTCGAGCGACCCGTCGTCGGCACTGAACAACGGCTACGAGGTCCAGATCGACGCCACCGACGCGACTGACCGCACGACTGGCTCGATCTACGCCATCAAGGCCCCGGACACGGCTGCCCGGGACGCGGCGCTCAACCCACCGGGCGAGTGGAACACCTTCGAGTTACTCGTGGAGGGCGAGCGGCTCCAGGTCTGGCTCAATGGCGTGAAGATCAATGACTTCACCAACACCGACCCCGCCCGCTCGCTCGCCGGCCACGTCGGCATCCAGAATCACGGCACGGGGGACGACGTATCGTTCCGCAACGTCCGGATCAAGGAGCTGGGCGGCGGCCCGACACCCGGAGCGGGTCCGATCGTGGGGCTCACGGGTAAGTGTCTGGATGTCCGGAGCGGCAGCTCGGCGGATGGGACGGCGGTGCAGATCTCGTCGTGTACGGGCTTGGTGGGGCAGCAGTGGACGGTGACGCCGGGGTCGACGATCAAGGCGTTGGGCAAGTGCCTGGATGTCAGTGGTAACAGCACGGCGGACGGGGCGAGAGTCCAGTTGTGGTCCTGCAACGGTGGCGCCAACCAGAACTGGCAGGCGAACCCGGACGGGTCGCTGCGGAACCCGCAGTCGGGCAAGTGCCTGGACGTGTCGGGCGCGGGTTCGTCGGACGGCACCCTCGTGCACCTGTGGACCTGCCACGGCGGAACCAACCAGAAATGGACCCTGCCCTGA
- a CDS encoding nuclear transport factor 2 family protein, with translation MNDFSIIDGIAHINDPALYETWLDREDYKAAVAQADTPERTAIKRLLVDFEADLARMVRDDTVQENVADVMNRYIVKDYVQHDPNAPGNGRDNIIEHFRNVPTGHGTPPPVVSVVLDGDLACVMMKQPTPDPESPDQTYDWYIVTVFRVRDGKLAEHWSAFRKMAAPMPGN, from the coding sequence ATGAACGACTTCAGCATCATCGACGGCATCGCGCACATCAACGATCCCGCGCTGTACGAGACCTGGCTCGACCGCGAGGACTACAAGGCCGCAGTCGCGCAGGCCGACACGCCCGAGCGGACCGCCATCAAGCGTCTGCTGGTCGACTTCGAGGCTGACCTCGCACGCATGGTGCGCGACGACACAGTGCAGGAAAACGTCGCTGACGTGATGAACCGTTACATCGTCAAGGACTACGTCCAGCACGACCCGAACGCCCCCGGCAACGGCCGCGACAACATCATCGAGCACTTCCGCAACGTTCCGACCGGCCACGGCACTCCGCCGCCGGTGGTGAGCGTGGTCCTGGACGGCGATCTGGCGTGCGTCATGATGAAGCAGCCGACGCCGGACCCGGAGAGCCCCGACCAGACCTACGACTGGTACATCGTGACGGTGTTCCGCGTCCGCGATGGCAAGCTCGCCGAGCACTGGAGTGCCTTCCGCAAGATGGCCGCGCCCATGCCGGGGAACTGA
- a CDS encoding acyl-CoA dehydrogenase family protein, translated as MKKEHEMTMTLPKVSRFPESPHLSEEGRRMRNAVHAAAPGLAERAREGELMGVLAPETVSVLHEIGVFRITVPVELGGFALGARDTMEVVRELGRVDASAGWTVIVSSASRGALALGDRVKDEVFADIDTWQGPLIFGATVFAPKVGDGRKVEGGWMVKGRWAFGSSCKIAKWGSVGFEYDDPDTGERRRAMGLLSQDQYTIVDDWQVMGLSATSSNSVQADEEVFVPEYRVIHTMDMPARMDALRGKYQGLGFMHSATGTMVATTTAFAALALGMTEGALGAFVEQAKKRAPFNLPYPNMADMASTQVVAGKARAVINTAAAVIERQADEVDRRALAGEDFHPWDEPEITMDLVHQIHACLQVIDGLQLALGSSTVGLSNPVQRFVRDVHVLATHGAFRIDPMAEINGRDIFGLEPFPMMAALSSPPPGKMPPQAANGNFPGPVPRPA; from the coding sequence ATGAAGAAAGAGCACGAGATGACCATGACGTTGCCCAAAGTGAGCAGGTTTCCCGAGTCGCCCCATCTCAGTGAGGAGGGACGGCGCATGCGCAACGCGGTGCACGCGGCGGCGCCCGGCCTTGCCGAACGTGCCCGGGAGGGGGAGTTGATGGGCGTGCTCGCGCCCGAGACGGTCTCGGTACTGCACGAGATCGGGGTGTTCCGCATCACCGTCCCGGTGGAGCTGGGTGGGTTCGCACTCGGCGCACGCGACACGATGGAGGTCGTGCGTGAGCTCGGACGCGTCGATGCGTCGGCTGGCTGGACGGTGATCGTCTCCAGCGCGTCCCGGGGCGCGCTCGCTCTCGGTGACCGTGTGAAGGACGAGGTCTTCGCCGATATCGATACCTGGCAGGGACCGCTCATTTTCGGCGCCACCGTCTTCGCGCCGAAGGTCGGCGATGGACGCAAGGTCGAGGGCGGCTGGATGGTGAAGGGCCGCTGGGCGTTCGGCAGTAGCTGCAAGATCGCGAAGTGGGGCTCGGTCGGGTTCGAGTACGACGACCCCGACACCGGAGAACGGCGTCGTGCGATGGGGCTCCTCTCCCAGGACCAGTACACGATCGTCGACGACTGGCAGGTCATGGGGCTGAGCGCCACGTCGAGCAACAGTGTGCAGGCCGACGAGGAGGTGTTTGTCCCCGAGTACCGGGTCATCCACACCATGGACATGCCCGCTCGCATGGACGCCTTGCGGGGCAAGTACCAGGGACTCGGATTCATGCACTCCGCGACCGGAACCATGGTCGCTACGACGACGGCCTTCGCGGCGCTCGCTCTGGGCATGACCGAGGGCGCTCTCGGTGCCTTCGTCGAGCAGGCCAAAAAGCGGGCGCCGTTCAATCTGCCGTATCCGAACATGGCCGACATGGCCTCGACGCAGGTCGTGGCGGGCAAGGCAAGGGCCGTCATCAACACGGCCGCGGCGGTCATCGAGCGGCAGGCGGACGAGGTGGACCGGCGCGCGCTGGCGGGCGAGGACTTTCACCCGTGGGACGAACCGGAGATCACGATGGACCTCGTCCATCAGATCCACGCCTGTCTCCAGGTGATCGACGGGCTGCAGCTGGCACTCGGTTCCTCGACCGTCGGCCTGTCCAATCCGGTCCAGCGTTTCGTCCGGGACGTGCACGTGCTGGCGACCCATGGCGCGTTCCGGATCGACCCGATGGCCGAGATCAACGGTCGGGACATCTTCGGATTGGAGCCCTTCCCGATGATGGCCGCCCTCAGTTCGCCCCCTCCCGGGAAGATGCCCCCGCAGGCGGCCAACGGCAACTTCCCGGGACCGGTGCCGCGCCCCGCGTGA
- a CDS encoding MDR family MFS transporter — protein sequence MSDSLSVAHSPEEKRHSSDGQSRFGLIYAGLMAVMLLASLDQTIVSTALPTVVGELHGVTDMAWVTTAYILAATVVMPVYGRLGDLLGRKNLYIGGIIVFLAGSAIAGSAQDMAMLIIGRAVQGLGGGGLMITSQAIVADLVPPRQRAKYMAPIGVIFALASVVGPLLGGWFTDSIGWRWCFWINLPVGLLALAVCAVALHLPRKALKATIDYIGITLMTAAVACTVLVADWGGTDYAWSDPLILGLAVAGVGSWILFIYSQSRVAEPIIPLRLFRSPIFDIATLIGMIVIGVGMFAVLSYMPTYLQMVYGATAAQSGWLLLPMVVGLMGASLPVGQRMSRTGRYKIYPIAGSLVIAVTSLMLSTLDVDTPLTLLCGYLFLMGVGIGLMSQTLVLAVQNAFPAADVGTATAANNFFREIGATVGTAAVGAVFTSRLTDQLSARLSSSDLKTVGDTDSLTPALVHALPAHVQDAVVAAYQHALTPVFGYLVPLFLVGVVLAVVLPEKRLAGGDSHRPDGEAPGRAPGGPETNAG from the coding sequence ATGAGTGACTCCCTCTCTGTGGCGCACTCGCCGGAGGAAAAGCGGCACTCCTCCGACGGGCAGAGCCGGTTCGGACTCATATACGCGGGCCTGATGGCCGTGATGCTCCTCGCCTCGCTCGACCAGACCATCGTCAGCACCGCACTGCCCACCGTCGTCGGCGAACTGCACGGTGTGACAGATATGGCGTGGGTGACCACGGCCTACATCCTGGCCGCCACCGTGGTGATGCCTGTCTACGGCCGCCTTGGTGATCTGCTCGGCCGTAAGAACCTGTACATCGGCGGAATCATCGTCTTCCTCGCAGGTTCCGCGATCGCCGGATCCGCGCAGGACATGGCGATGCTGATCATCGGCCGGGCCGTCCAAGGCCTGGGCGGCGGCGGGCTGATGATCACCTCACAGGCGATCGTCGCCGACCTGGTACCACCCCGTCAGCGCGCGAAGTACATGGCTCCGATCGGTGTCATCTTCGCGCTGGCATCTGTCGTCGGCCCGCTGCTCGGCGGTTGGTTCACTGACAGCATCGGCTGGCGCTGGTGCTTCTGGATCAACCTGCCGGTGGGCCTGCTCGCACTTGCCGTGTGCGCCGTGGCGCTGCACCTGCCGCGCAAAGCGCTCAAGGCCACGATCGACTACATCGGCATCACCCTCATGACGGCGGCCGTTGCTTGCACCGTCCTGGTCGCGGACTGGGGCGGCACCGACTATGCCTGGAGCGACCCGCTCATCCTCGGCCTGGCCGTTGCGGGCGTTGGATCCTGGATCCTGTTCATCTACTCGCAGAGCCGCGTGGCCGAACCGATCATCCCGCTACGCCTGTTCCGCAGCCCCATCTTCGACATCGCCACCCTCATCGGCATGATCGTGATCGGTGTCGGGATGTTCGCGGTCCTCAGCTACATGCCGACATATTTGCAGATGGTCTACGGCGCCACCGCCGCACAGTCCGGCTGGCTGCTGCTGCCGATGGTGGTCGGCCTGATGGGTGCGAGCCTGCCGGTCGGCCAGCGGATGAGCCGGACCGGCCGCTACAAGATCTACCCGATCGCCGGTTCGCTCGTCATCGCCGTCACGTCCCTGATGCTCTCCACCCTCGATGTGGACACCCCCCTCACTCTGCTCTGCGGGTACCTCTTCCTGATGGGCGTGGGCATCGGCCTCATGTCCCAGACCCTCGTCCTGGCCGTGCAGAACGCCTTCCCCGCCGCCGACGTGGGCACCGCGACCGCCGCCAACAACTTCTTCCGCGAGATCGGCGCGACGGTCGGGACCGCCGCAGTCGGCGCGGTCTTCACCAGCCGACTGACCGACCAGCTCAGCGCCCGGCTGTCGTCGAGTGACCTCAAGACAGTCGGCGACACGGACTCATTGACCCCCGCACTCGTTCATGCCCTGCCGGCCCATGTCCAGGACGCCGTAGTCGCGGCCTACCAGCACGCCCTGACCCCGGTCTTCGGCTACCTGGTCCCGCTGTTCCTCGTCGGTGTTGTCCTGGCCGTCGTGCTTCCCGAGAAGCGGCTCGCCGGTGGCGACTCCCACAGACCGGATGGGGAGGCACCGGGGCGAGCGCCCGGAGGTCCGGAGACGAATGCGGGGTGA
- a CDS encoding ricin-type beta-trefoil lectin domain protein: MFMKIRRAAVARWPVIGSALLLVAATLTAALSSATPASAHPINAADFQQVQLARGVAEVGEPMSLAVLADRSVLHTARNGTVRRTEANGTTTVIGNIPVYVHDEDGLQGIGVDPGFATNRHIYLYYAPPLSTPGGDAPTTGGNWSAWQGVNRLSRFTLNADFTLNQSSRVDILDVAADRGICCHAGGDIDFDAAGNLYLSTGDDTNPFESAGYSPLDERANRNPAFDAQRTAANTNDLRGKILRIKVNENGSYSIPAGNMFPPGTARTRPEIYAMGLRNPFRMSVDKATGIVYVGDYGPDAGATSARGPQGQVEFNRVTGPGFYGWPYCTGTNTSSETYAEWDFATNTAGAKYNCSGGPTNNSFRNTGLSALPPAKAAWIRYGGDAGSPPAFGGGSESPMAGPVYRYDPDVSSPTKFPQSFDGQFFATEFGRGWIKPIHLNADGSPGTIDSFPWSGKQVIDSAFGPDGSYYVLDYGAGLYQGDQYSALYRFDHVGGGNRAPTAMAGANRTSGAAPLTVTFSSAGSSDPDGGALTYAWSFGDGTSSTAANPTKTYNTNGDYTATLTVRDPQGATGTADVRITVGNTAPTVTINSPAAGEIFAFGDTVPFSITVTDPEDGTVDCTKVKLTYIVGHDSHGHPITSKTGCSGTITIPVDGEHDDAANIFGVFDAEYTDNAGLTTHTQHILQPKHRQAEHYKTSSGIATLDKSTAEGGKSVGDIENGDWIAFEPYKLSNATSFSARVSSAGAGGTLQVRAGSPTGTILGSATVPVTGSWTNFTTVNGSISGAPAGTTTLYLTFAGGSGFLFDVDAFTFNPGGGPTPGAGPIVGLANKCLDVRSGSSADGTAVQISSCTGSAGQQWTVTPGSTIKALGKCLDVSGNSTADGAKVQLWSCNGGANQNWQANPDGSLRNPQSGKCLDVSGANSSDGTLVHLWTCHGGANQKWTLP, encoded by the coding sequence ATGTTCATGAAGATCAGGAGGGCCGCAGTCGCGCGTTGGCCGGTCATCGGTTCGGCTCTGCTTCTGGTCGCGGCCACTCTCACCGCGGCCTTGTCCAGTGCGACCCCGGCCTCGGCGCACCCGATCAACGCCGCCGACTTCCAGCAGGTCCAACTGGCCCGCGGGGTCGCGGAGGTCGGTGAGCCGATGTCGCTGGCCGTACTCGCCGACCGGTCGGTGCTGCATACCGCTCGCAACGGGACCGTGCGCCGCACGGAGGCCAACGGCACCACCACGGTGATCGGCAACATCCCCGTATACGTGCACGACGAGGACGGCCTGCAGGGCATCGGCGTCGACCCGGGTTTCGCCACCAACCGGCACATCTACCTCTACTACGCCCCGCCGCTGTCCACACCGGGAGGCGACGCACCGACCACCGGCGGCAACTGGTCGGCGTGGCAGGGTGTCAACCGGCTTTCCCGGTTCACGCTCAACGCCGACTTCACGCTCAACCAGTCCAGCAGAGTGGACATCCTCGACGTGGCGGCCGACCGAGGTATCTGCTGCCACGCCGGCGGAGACATCGACTTCGACGCGGCAGGCAACCTGTACCTGTCCACAGGCGACGACACCAACCCGTTCGAGTCCGCCGGATATTCCCCACTCGACGAGCGGGCCAACCGCAACCCGGCGTTCGACGCACAGCGCACCGCCGCCAACACCAACGACCTGCGCGGCAAGATCTTACGAATCAAGGTGAACGAGAACGGGTCGTACTCGATCCCGGCAGGCAACATGTTCCCGCCCGGCACGGCCAGGACCCGGCCGGAGATCTACGCGATGGGCCTGCGCAACCCGTTCCGGATGAGCGTGGACAAGGCCACCGGCATCGTCTACGTCGGCGACTACGGCCCCGATGCCGGCGCCACCTCGGCGCGCGGGCCGCAGGGCCAGGTCGAGTTCAACCGCGTCACGGGCCCGGGCTTCTATGGCTGGCCATACTGCACCGGCACGAACACGAGCTCCGAGACGTACGCCGAGTGGGACTTCGCCACCAACACGGCAGGCGCGAAATACAACTGCTCGGGCGGGCCGACGAACAACTCGTTCCGCAACACCGGCTTGAGCGCGCTGCCCCCCGCCAAGGCTGCCTGGATCCGTTACGGCGGCGACGCCGGCAGCCCGCCGGCGTTCGGCGGCGGCTCGGAGTCGCCGATGGCGGGCCCGGTGTACCGGTATGACCCCGACGTCAGCTCGCCCACGAAGTTCCCGCAGTCGTTCGACGGGCAGTTCTTCGCCACGGAGTTCGGCCGCGGCTGGATCAAGCCGATCCACCTCAACGCCGACGGCTCCCCGGGGACCATCGACAGCTTCCCCTGGAGTGGCAAGCAGGTGATCGACTCGGCGTTCGGCCCGGACGGCTCCTACTACGTGCTGGACTACGGCGCCGGGCTGTACCAGGGCGACCAATACTCCGCCCTTTACCGCTTCGACCACGTCGGCGGCGGCAACCGGGCGCCCACGGCGATGGCCGGCGCCAACCGGACCTCCGGCGCCGCGCCGTTGACCGTGACCTTCTCCTCGGCCGGATCGTCCGACCCCGACGGTGGGGCACTGACCTATGCCTGGAGCTTCGGTGACGGCACCAGCTCCACCGCCGCCAACCCGACGAAGACGTACAACACAAACGGCGACTACACGGCCACGCTGACCGTGCGCGACCCGCAGGGTGCCACCGGCACCGCCGACGTGCGGATCACCGTCGGCAACACCGCGCCGACCGTGACCATCAACAGCCCCGCCGCGGGGGAGATCTTCGCCTTCGGTGACACCGTGCCGTTCAGTATCACCGTGACGGATCCGGAGGACGGCACGGTCGACTGCACCAAAGTCAAGCTGACGTACATCGTCGGTCACGACAGCCACGGCCACCCGATCACCTCGAAGACCGGTTGCTCGGGCACGATCACCATCCCGGTCGACGGTGAGCACGACGACGCGGCGAACATCTTCGGAGTCTTCGACGCCGAGTACACCGACAACGCCGGGCTCACCACGCACACGCAGCACATCCTGCAGCCGAAGCACCGGCAGGCCGAGCACTACAAGACATCGTCCGGCATCGCCACCTTGGACAAGTCGACCGCCGAGGGCGGCAAGTCCGTCGGTGACATCGAGAACGGCGACTGGATCGCATTCGAGCCGTACAAGCTGAGCAACGCCACGTCGTTCAGCGCCCGGGTGTCGTCAGCCGGCGCGGGCGGCACGTTGCAGGTTCGGGCCGGCTCGCCGACCGGCACCATCCTCGGCTCCGCCACCGTCCCGGTCACCGGCTCGTGGACGAACTTCACTACCGTCAACGGCTCGATCTCCGGTGCACCGGCCGGCACCACCACGCTCTACCTGACCTTCGCCGGCGGCTCCGGATTCCTCTTCGACGTCGACGCGTTCACCTTCAATCCTGGCGGGGGCCCGACACCCGGAGCGGGTCCGATCGTCGGACTCGCGAACAAGTGTCTGGATGTCCGGAGCGGCAGCTCGGCGGATGGGACGGCGGTGCAGATCTCGTCGTGTACGGGCTCGGCTGGGCAGCAGTGGACGGTGACGCCGGGGTCGACGATCAAGGCGTTGGGCAAGTGCCTGGATGTCAGCGGTAACAGCACGGCGGACGGGGCGAAAGTCCAGTTGTGGTCCTGCAACGGTGGCGCCAACCAGAACTGGCAGGCGAACCCGGACGGGTCGCTGCGGAACCCGCAGTCGGGCAAGTGCCTGGACGTGTCGGGCGCCAACTCGTCGGACGGCACCCTCGTGCACCTGTGGACCTGCCACGGCGGAGCCAACCAGAAATGGACCCTGCCCTGA
- a CDS encoding arabinofuranosidase catalytic domain-containing protein, translating to MVFRIPRPLRSGRLSALGTALVLVAVGATAVAAPIEPGQSAPIVGAQSGRCLTVPGAGTTNGTQTQLWDCTNAAGQTWTYTAGKQLTAHGNKCLDASGRGTTNGTPVIIWDCNGQNNQQWNVNPNGTITGVQSGLCLDANAAGTANGTRTTLWSCHNGTNQQWNSPTPPVPGGAGTCDIYASGGTPCIAAHSTVRALYGTYNGNLYQVRRSSDSTTRNIGVLSAGGAADATTQDSFCAGATCVITVVYDQSGRGNDLWYQGSSVVPGSNQSRPAIATSESLAVGGSKAYSLYINPGNSYWRDGHLTGVPTGSAPEGMYMVTSGTHVNGGCCFDYGNSETTRAADAAGAMDAINFSTQCWFGGCAGTGPWVQADLEWGLYSGGSQTWNSNQRAFTSKFVTAMLKNNGTSRFALKGGNGQTGSLTTLWDGALPPGYSPMKKQGAIILGSGGDCCKPGGGANLSAGTFYEGAMVSGYPSDATENAVQASIVAAGYR from the coding sequence GGTCCGGACGGCTGTCCGCGCTGGGCACAGCCCTGGTGCTTGTCGCCGTCGGCGCCACCGCGGTGGCGGCACCGATCGAGCCCGGGCAGAGCGCCCCCATCGTGGGCGCGCAGTCCGGCCGCTGCCTGACCGTCCCCGGCGCCGGCACCACCAACGGCACCCAGACCCAACTCTGGGACTGCACCAACGCAGCCGGCCAGACCTGGACCTACACCGCCGGCAAACAACTGACCGCCCACGGCAACAAGTGCCTCGACGCCAGCGGACGCGGCACCACCAACGGCACCCCGGTCATCATCTGGGACTGCAACGGCCAGAACAACCAACAGTGGAACGTCAACCCCAACGGCACCATCACCGGCGTCCAGTCCGGACTATGCCTCGACGCCAACGCCGCTGGCACCGCCAACGGCACCAGAACCACCCTCTGGTCCTGCCACAACGGCACCAACCAGCAGTGGAACTCGCCGACCCCGCCAGTGCCGGGCGGCGCGGGCACGTGCGACATCTACGCCTCGGGCGGCACCCCCTGCATCGCCGCCCACAGCACCGTACGAGCGCTCTACGGCACCTACAACGGCAACCTCTACCAGGTCCGGCGCTCGTCCGACAGCACGACCCGGAACATCGGCGTCCTGAGCGCGGGGGGCGCCGCCGACGCGACGACGCAGGACTCGTTCTGCGCGGGGGCCACCTGTGTCATCACCGTCGTCTACGACCAGTCCGGCCGCGGGAACGACCTGTGGTACCAGGGATCGAGTGTGGTTCCCGGCTCCAACCAGAGCCGCCCGGCGATCGCGACGTCGGAGTCGCTGGCGGTCGGCGGCAGCAAGGCCTACTCGCTCTACATCAACCCCGGCAACAGCTACTGGCGGGACGGCCACCTGACCGGCGTGCCGACCGGCAGCGCCCCCGAAGGCATGTACATGGTGACCAGCGGCACCCATGTCAACGGCGGCTGCTGCTTCGACTACGGCAACAGTGAGACGACCCGAGCGGCCGACGCGGCCGGGGCGATGGACGCGATCAATTTCAGCACCCAGTGCTGGTTCGGCGGGTGCGCCGGCACCGGCCCATGGGTCCAGGCCGACCTCGAATGGGGGCTCTACTCCGGTGGCAGTCAGACCTGGAACTCGAACCAGCGGGCCTTCACCAGCAAGTTCGTGACGGCGATGTTGAAGAACAACGGGACGAGCCGTTTCGCGCTCAAGGGTGGCAACGGCCAGACCGGAAGCCTGACCACGCTCTGGGACGGCGCGCTTCCGCCCGGCTACAGCCCCATGAAGAAGCAGGGCGCCATCATCCTCGGCAGCGGTGGTGACTGCTGCAAGCCCGGCGGCGGCGCGAACCTCAGCGCCGGCACCTTCTACGAGGGCGCGATGGTGTCCGGATACCCGTCCGACGCAACCGAGAACGCGGTACAGGCCAGCATCGTCGCCGCCGGCTACCGCTGA